The genomic region GATTGCTATATCTGACAAGGTTGTCTTTTAATGGCATATATAGAGTGAATTTAAATGGGGATTTTAACGTCCCGTATGGAAAAAAACATCACCTTAGTGCTTTCGATTTGACGAAGCTGTTGGAGACGAGTGAAGCCCTCAAAGGAGTAAGCTTGAGTGTCGCTGATTTTGAACTGGCGACAGAATCAGCAAGGTCGGGTGATTTAGTATATTTTGATCCGCCTTATACTGTGGCTCACGCTAATAACGGTTTTGTTAAATATAACGAAAATATATTTTCTTGGGCGGATCAAGTTCGTCTTGCCGAACATGCAAGGACCCTGGCGGCGCGAGGGTGCTTTGTTGCTGTAAGTAACGCCGATCATGTTTCGGTCGATGCCTTGTATGGCGACTTTAATAAAATGATGATTGAGCGGTTTTCTGTAATTGCTGCATCTAGCGCGTTCAGGCGACAAATAACGGAATGTTTGTATTTTCTTGGGGGGGATTTCTCTTGATAGATAATATCGTGGCGGTAGATGAATTACGAACTTTAGCCCGAGCTAGAGGGAAGGACTTTTCCCAGAAAAGCATCCCATCTAAAGCGCTGGAAGCTGCTTTAGATGAGGGGTGGTTGATTCAGAGGAAGAGCAAAACTTCAGTGCAGATTCGGCGAGCCAAAGCCCATGATGAGCGTTTCAGAGATAAAGTTTGGTCGCTGCTATATAAAATGGATATGCTTTATATTACGGGGCATCAGGTAAGTTCAATTGTTGATGATGAGATTTCTACGTTAAATCCCCATGGGGTAGTTTGTGCAATTGATCAGGAGATATCATTATTTATTAATGTGATTTCCTTAGATTCATACTCTAAATGTTCGCTTTTGCACGAGATAATGCAAGAGATGGTAGCCAGCAGAGAGCGCCTCATAAAGGCAGTAAGTAAGCGGTGGCCTGTAGAACAAAAAAGAAATACAGTCCTTGCTTTGTTTCTAAATAATGTTCTTGTTTCTGATGAAGATAAGGAGAAAGCAAAAACGCTAAATATCTCACTCTTTGATGAGCAAGATTTGGACTATTATGAGAAGCTTGTCAGTCATATAGGCCCGGCTGCAAAGTATCAGTTTTTTGCTGACATGTTACCGGGGAAATCGATACCGGGCTTGACGATTCGCGTACCAGCAGTTAAGACCAAGATGGGCAAGCAGGTCTGCTATACATTCCCGATTTCACCAGAGTATCTACTTAAAATTTCTTACGTCTCGCATCGGTCGAAGGGGAAGGCGTCAGATGTGCACACATATCAACGTATGCTGGCTAAAGGCAGACTTGGAAAAATACGCGAATATATTTCGGAGCAAGGGGTTTTTCCCACCAATATCGTTGTAAACATTGATAAAAAATATGCAAATTTTGAAAAAATCAAGCAGGAAACTGGTAAGGAGGAGAGTGAAGCGAGCGGAGTTTTAGGTTGGCTCAGTTTACGTCCTGCCTATAAGTCTGCTTGGATTATCGATGGTCAGCATAGATTGTATGCATATTCAGGACATGAATATGCAAAAACTGGACATTTATCTGTTTTGGCATTTGAAGGTATATCGCCCAGTTCTCAGGCTAAGCTCTTTGTAGATATTAATGCTAAGCAGAAAAGTGTAAAGCCATCCTTGCTACAGGAGCTTTTTGCAGAGCTCCATTGGGATGCTGAATCTCCTAGTACGCGAGTTCAGGCTGTCATTTCAAAGGCGATTCAGACACTTGGAGCTGATAAAGATTCTCCTTTTTTAGGCCGAATTCAATCAGCAGACTCTACGAAAGACTCTAGCCGTTGTATTTCGTTAGCTAGTCTGTATCGTGCGATAGATAAGCAAAGTTTTTATATCTATAAAGAAGAAAAGAACTTCGTTGTCGATCCGGGGCCATTCTGGGCTGGCACTAATGAAAAAACTCTTTCTCGATCGGTCTCCATTATAAAGGTTTGGTTTGGAGCTATTAGGCAGAACTCTTCAGAATGGTGGGACTTGGGGTCTGCCGATGGAGGGGGGCTTGCCATGAATGATAGTGTTACGGCCTGTCTAATGCTGTTGAAAAGTGTATTAAATCATATTGAATTGTCTGGTAGAAAACTATCAAAACTTGATGTGTCGGAAGTTAATAGTCTTATAAAACCGTATGCAGAGGCTTTAGGGCACTATTTCGCCTCTTTAAATGCAGAGGAGCGCAAGCTTTATCGGGACTTAAGGGGAATGCAAGGTCAGTCTGCAAGAAACAGGAGAGGGCAGCAAGCATTAAAGAATGTCTTTCCTGAGTTCAGTCCTCCCGGGCTTGAAGATTATTTAAGTCGTGAAAAAGAGCAAACTAACTTACATGCAAAACTCGTAATTGATAGGATTGAAATTTTAATAAAGAATCTAGTTGTACAAGAGCTGTTTCAGGAGTTTGGCGAAGAATGGTGGGGGGAGGGTGTTCCTAAGGCAATGAGAATTGCTATAAGTACCCGGAGCGAAAATGACGATAATAAGCGCGGTTTGAAAGAAGCGTATTTTGATCTGTTGGATTATAGAGTTATTGCCTTAAATAACTGGAGCATATTTCAATCTTTGTTAGGGCAGGGGAAGAAGAATGATAACAAAGATAAACAGACTAAATGGCTAGTCGAGGTGAACGAGATGCGCAACGCTGTGGCCCACGCGTCCTCTGGAGTTTCGTTATCGGTTGAAAAACTCAGTGCACTAAAACAACATGAGGCGTGGCTGAAATCAAAGATAAAAAGCGATGGTAGCAATGAGGAGGAGGAAGCGCTTGCATTTGAAGAGGACTAAAGGAGCCTAGGTATTTGGGTAATGGAAGCAGGAGGACTATGTCATCCTCCTGCTTCTAACTATCAATCCCAGCTCAACGCCCCACCAGTCTGATACTCAATAACCCGAGTCTCAAAGAAATTCTTCTCTTTCTTCAAGTCCATGATCTCGCTCATCCACGGGAACGGGTTGGTCGTCCCTGGATACTCTTCCTTCAACCCAATCTGCGACAGACGACGGTTAGCGATGAACTTGAGGTAGTCCTCCATCATCGCCGCATTCATCCCCAACACCCCACGCGGCATGGTGTCGCGAGCGTATTCAATCTCCAGCTGAGTCCCTTGCAGGATCATCTGGGTCGCTTCTTCCTTCATCTCGGCATCCCACAAGTGCGGGTTTTCGATTTTGATCTGGTTGATCACATCGATACCGAAGTTCAGGTGCATCGACTCATCCCGCAGGATGTACTGGAACTGTTCCGCCACGCCGGTCATTTTGTTGCGACGGCCCATGGACAGGATCTGGGTGAAGCCGCAGTAGAAGAAGATGCCTTCCAGGACGCAGTAGTACGCCACCAGGTTGCGCAGCAATTCTTTGTCGGTCTCAACGGTACCGGTTTCGAACTTCGGATCGGAGATCGAACGGGTGTACTTCAAGCCCCAAGCCGCTTTCTTCGCGACCGATGGAATCTCGTGGTACATGTTGAAGATCTCGCCTTCATCCATGGCCAGCGATTCGATGCAGTACTGATAGGCGTGGGTGTGGATCGCTTCTTCGAAGGCCTGGCGCAGGATGTACTGGCGGCACTCCGGGTTGGTGATCAGGCGGTAAACAGCCAGTACCAGGTTGTTGGCAACCAGGGAGTCAGCAGTGGAGAAGAAGCCGAGGTTGCGCATCACGATGCGGCGTTCGTCGTCGGTCAGGCCTTCAGGGTTTTTCCACAGGGCGATGTCGGCGGTCATGTTGACCTCTTGCGGCATCCAGTGGTTGGCGCAGCCGTCGAGGTATTTCTGCCAGGCCCAGTCGTACTTGAACGGCACGAGTTGGTTGAGGTCGGCGCGGCAGTTGATCATGCGCTTTTCGTCAACGGCGACGCGGGCGGCGGAGCCTTCGAGCTCGGCGAGGCCTTCGGCGACGTCGAGTTTGTCTAGGGCGGCCTTGGCGCGCACGATGGCGGCGGAGTCAGCGGCGGTGACGGCGCGGGCTTCGATGGCGGCAGCAGCGCCGGCACCGTCGAGGCGGTCCATGTTGGCTTCGGTGGCGTGGCCGGCGTTGGCGCCTTTGGCAACTACTTCGCCGTCTTCTTCTTTGTCGAATTCGTCCCAGCTCAGCATGACGTGTCGTCTCCTGCGTGAGGGCTCTAAGGTGCCCGTGTGAAACCGGATGGTTGGGTGTTCACACGGCCCAAAGGCCGCGGTGGATCTTAAGGAATCGTTTGTTGCAGCTAACGCACGCATTAAACGGAATCAGGGTTACGGGTGTTCTGCTTGAGGCTTGAGGGGCGGAGCAATGCTTGCTGGCTCCAGCGGGGGCCTCAGGTCTGGCTCTTCATCCCAGT from Pseudomonas yamanorum harbors:
- a CDS encoding DNA adenine methylase — protein: MPDIEIKEVRILPTKGASTPLIRWPGGKRALVSKITSKFPENFNRYYEPFFGGGAIFFAIAPENAALSDINSDLINAYAMVRDRPGELISELENYENSEGFYYEVRASRPSDIIKKSARLLYLTRLSFNGIYRVNLNGDFNVPYGKKHHLSAFDLTKLLETSEALKGVSLSVADFELATESARSGDLVYFDPPYTVAHANNGFVKYNENIFSWADQVRLAEHARTLAARGCFVAVSNADHVSVDALYGDFNKMMIERFSVIAASSAFRRQITECLYFLGGDFS
- a CDS encoding ribonucleotide-diphosphate reductase subunit beta, with protein sequence MLSWDEFDKEEDGEVVAKGANAGHATEANMDRLDGAGAAAAIEARAVTAADSAAIVRAKAALDKLDVAEGLAELEGSAARVAVDEKRMINCRADLNQLVPFKYDWAWQKYLDGCANHWMPQEVNMTADIALWKNPEGLTDDERRIVMRNLGFFSTADSLVANNLVLAVYRLITNPECRQYILRQAFEEAIHTHAYQYCIESLAMDEGEIFNMYHEIPSVAKKAAWGLKYTRSISDPKFETGTVETDKELLRNLVAYYCVLEGIFFYCGFTQILSMGRRNKMTGVAEQFQYILRDESMHLNFGIDVINQIKIENPHLWDAEMKEEATQMILQGTQLEIEYARDTMPRGVLGMNAAMMEDYLKFIANRRLSQIGLKEEYPGTTNPFPWMSEIMDLKKEKNFFETRVIEYQTGGALSWD
- a CDS encoding DGQHR domain-containing protein codes for the protein MFVFSWGGFLLIDNIVAVDELRTLARARGKDFSQKSIPSKALEAALDEGWLIQRKSKTSVQIRRAKAHDERFRDKVWSLLYKMDMLYITGHQVSSIVDDEISTLNPHGVVCAIDQEISLFINVISLDSYSKCSLLHEIMQEMVASRERLIKAVSKRWPVEQKRNTVLALFLNNVLVSDEDKEKAKTLNISLFDEQDLDYYEKLVSHIGPAAKYQFFADMLPGKSIPGLTIRVPAVKTKMGKQVCYTFPISPEYLLKISYVSHRSKGKASDVHTYQRMLAKGRLGKIREYISEQGVFPTNIVVNIDKKYANFEKIKQETGKEESEASGVLGWLSLRPAYKSAWIIDGQHRLYAYSGHEYAKTGHLSVLAFEGISPSSQAKLFVDINAKQKSVKPSLLQELFAELHWDAESPSTRVQAVISKAIQTLGADKDSPFLGRIQSADSTKDSSRCISLASLYRAIDKQSFYIYKEEKNFVVDPGPFWAGTNEKTLSRSVSIIKVWFGAIRQNSSEWWDLGSADGGGLAMNDSVTACLMLLKSVLNHIELSGRKLSKLDVSEVNSLIKPYAEALGHYFASLNAEERKLYRDLRGMQGQSARNRRGQQALKNVFPEFSPPGLEDYLSREKEQTNLHAKLVIDRIEILIKNLVVQELFQEFGEEWWGEGVPKAMRIAISTRSENDDNKRGLKEAYFDLLDYRVIALNNWSIFQSLLGQGKKNDNKDKQTKWLVEVNEMRNAVAHASSGVSLSVEKLSALKQHEAWLKSKIKSDGSNEEEEALAFEED